The following coding sequences lie in one Methanopyrus sp. SNP6 genomic window:
- a CDS encoding ATP-binding cassette domain-containing protein: MTSSVVVEGLTKIYETETRGEIVALDGFDMEVEEGEIHGILGRSGAGKSTLIRILRGVERFDEGRVEVCGIELTHDSPKSRFTEVKRITAIHPQREFGLWPETAAENVMRKLYWKRRGAEELPPKDSSEYEELYEEALEYLRIVGLEHKADHYAPVLSGGEKQRLLLARQLAKDPEVLLLDEPAAMACPGTKQQLLDAVRNANEEKGITVIVVSHLTEIIEYLCDSATLLEDGRDVLHGSPREAVDRLTRGMPEPERAPEPRDEVVVRVRDLEKRYALVRCGETFHMRGIELEVRRGEILAVVGPSGAGKTVLLRMIAGLEFPDSGDIEVRVNGDWVSMTDLGYGRMEVRRRVGIVHQEFGYVHHATVRDLFAGRLGVKSSTVLEQARRRAEELGLGEEALDVLYALTDLPRKEAEAKLKELDLNPDILDELFPKFPSDEVERFARPVFEEFDLPMEVLDMKFGELSGGQQVRVAIALELATEPEVLLLDEPFGDLDPVTLRSVANSIKRIVDREKIATILVSHDVRFVEETANRVVLVDDGEIVMEGDPKEVCREFIELSEARFLKG; encoded by the coding sequence TTGACCTCGTCGGTCGTCGTGGAGGGGTTGACGAAGATTTACGAGACCGAGACACGCGGTGAGATCGTTGCGCTCGACGGCTTCGATATGGAGGTGGAGGAGGGCGAGATTCACGGCATCCTGGGTCGGAGCGGGGCCGGTAAGAGCACGCTTATCAGGATACTACGCGGGGTCGAGCGGTTCGACGAGGGTCGAGTCGAGGTGTGCGGGATCGAGCTCACTCACGACTCCCCCAAGTCGCGGTTCACCGAGGTGAAGCGGATTACGGCGATCCACCCGCAGCGCGAATTCGGCCTGTGGCCCGAGACCGCTGCCGAGAACGTGATGCGTAAGCTCTACTGGAAGCGCCGCGGTGCCGAAGAACTCCCCCCGAAGGACTCCTCCGAGTACGAGGAGCTCTACGAGGAGGCCCTCGAGTACCTGAGGATCGTCGGGCTTGAGCACAAGGCCGACCATTACGCGCCCGTGTTGTCCGGAGGTGAGAAGCAGCGCCTGCTCCTCGCGCGTCAGCTCGCGAAGGACCCCGAGGTGCTTCTCCTCGACGAGCCTGCGGCCATGGCGTGTCCCGGCACTAAGCAGCAGCTGCTCGACGCGGTGAGGAACGCGAACGAGGAGAAGGGGATCACCGTGATAGTTGTATCCCACTTGACCGAGATCATCGAGTACTTGTGCGACTCCGCGACTCTCCTCGAGGACGGGCGAGACGTCCTACACGGGAGTCCGCGTGAGGCCGTCGACAGGCTCACCCGAGGTATGCCCGAGCCTGAGCGGGCGCCGGAGCCACGGGATGAGGTCGTCGTCCGCGTGCGGGACCTCGAGAAGCGGTACGCTCTAGTCCGCTGCGGTGAGACCTTCCACATGCGCGGGATCGAGCTCGAGGTGAGACGTGGCGAGATCCTCGCGGTCGTCGGACCGAGCGGTGCGGGTAAGACGGTGCTCCTCCGCATGATAGCCGGGCTCGAGTTTCCCGACTCGGGCGACATTGAGGTCCGCGTCAACGGCGACTGGGTCAGCATGACCGACCTCGGCTACGGCAGGATGGAGGTCCGCCGCCGCGTCGGAATCGTCCATCAGGAGTTCGGTTACGTCCACCACGCCACCGTCCGGGACCTGTTCGCCGGTCGCTTGGGAGTTAAGAGTTCCACCGTCCTCGAGCAAGCCAGGCGCCGCGCGGAGGAGCTCGGGCTCGGAGAGGAGGCTCTCGACGTGCTCTACGCGCTGACCGACCTACCCCGAAAGGAGGCCGAGGCGAAGCTCAAGGAGCTCGACCTCAATCCCGACATCCTCGACGAGCTTTTCCCCAAGTTCCCTTCCGACGAGGTCGAGAGGTTCGCCCGTCCGGTGTTCGAGGAATTCGACCTCCCCATGGAGGTCTTAGACATGAAGTTCGGCGAGCTATCAGGTGGACAGCAAGTACGTGTCGCCATCGCCCTCGAGCTCGCCACCGAACCAGAGGTGCTCCTCCTCGACGAGCCCTTCGGAGATCTAGATCCCGTCACGCTCCGCAGCGTCGCTAACTCCATCAAGCGTATCGTCGACCGCGAGAAGATCGCTACGATCCTCGTCAGCCACGACGTCAGGTTCGTCGAGGAGACGGCCAATCGCGTCGTCCTCGTCGACGATGGTGAGATCGTCATGGAGGGCGACCCGAAGGAGGTCTGCCGAGAGTTCATTGAGCTCAGTGAGGCCCGGTTCCTGAAGGGATGA
- a CDS encoding ribbon-helix-helix protein, CopG family, with the protein MRVTVRLPGPVHRRIRREHGSVAGYVRKCLEDELTRVTLRELADMGNGRRLSTSLELPEDLVRELDEVADRLGISRNELVMCLVLREFLNEMTARRIVRSDVVGALRELLDALKEG; encoded by the coding sequence TTGCGAGTCACGGTCCGGCTGCCGGGTCCCGTACACCGGCGGATCCGGAGGGAACACGGGAGCGTGGCCGGTTACGTCCGTAAGTGTTTGGAAGACGAGCTTACGCGGGTAACGCTACGGGAGCTGGCCGATATGGGTAACGGTCGTCGCCTATCGACATCGTTGGAGCTTCCCGAAGACCTCGTGAGGGAGCTGGATGAAGTCGCGGACCGGCTCGGGATCTCCAGGAACGAGCTCGTGATGTGCCTCGTGTTGCGGGAGTTCTTGAACGAGATGACCGCACGTAGGATCGTACGATCGGACGTGGTAGGCGCCCTGCGCGAGCTCCTCGACGCGCTGAAGGAGGGGTAG
- a CDS encoding endo alpha-1,4 polygalactosaminidase: protein MRTYLILLTVLLAWVPVLSQWIVGEVMVESTGIPFATYYQDVKMNEVLQKRPRVLVLDPWCGLNGRPWTKEELQKVENAGVKPIAYLPVCVVAEYHPTMYREAERRSLLGVDDPEWPGDYAVKFWEPAWRNVLRSELVRFKELGFEGVFLDVVDAHSHSWYVRWYDRVNPHGDLRKDELNAVKWITRTAHGLGLHVMVNAGAWAFEGDDMARLQSELGFALVVESVISDGSGRLYSRSELESNLRALSRFQGPVYVIEYGLDPDNPNVRRAAERLFDGARATCVYITSVKHDGIGVALVPFRKWLWDVTLGPLLGESLSWTKSGQ, encoded by the coding sequence TTGAGGACGTACCTTATCTTATTGACGGTACTCCTAGCGTGGGTACCCGTCTTATCCCAGTGGATCGTGGGGGAGGTAATGGTAGAAAGCACCGGCATACCCTTCGCCACGTACTACCAGGACGTGAAGATGAACGAGGTACTGCAGAAGCGGCCGAGAGTCCTCGTCCTCGACCCGTGGTGCGGCCTTAATGGACGCCCGTGGACGAAGGAAGAGCTCCAGAAGGTCGAAAACGCAGGGGTGAAACCTATCGCTTATCTCCCAGTGTGTGTGGTCGCAGAGTACCATCCGACCATGTACCGCGAGGCCGAAAGGCGGAGTCTGCTGGGTGTCGACGATCCCGAGTGGCCAGGGGACTACGCCGTCAAGTTCTGGGAACCGGCGTGGAGGAATGTCCTCCGCTCCGAGTTGGTCAGGTTCAAGGAGTTGGGCTTCGAAGGCGTGTTCCTGGACGTCGTGGATGCACACTCACATAGCTGGTACGTGCGGTGGTACGATCGAGTCAATCCGCACGGTGATCTCAGGAAGGACGAGCTGAACGCCGTGAAATGGATCACACGAACGGCTCACGGTCTCGGTCTTCACGTTATGGTCAACGCGGGTGCGTGGGCATTCGAGGGGGATGATATGGCCAGGTTGCAGTCAGAGCTTGGGTTCGCGTTAGTCGTCGAGAGTGTGATCTCGGACGGTTCCGGGAGGCTGTACTCACGGAGCGAGCTTGAGAGCAACCTACGGGCACTGTCCCGGTTCCAAGGACCGGTATACGTGATCGAGTACGGGCTCGATCCCGACAACCCCAACGTCCGTAGGGCCGCCGAGAGACTGTTCGATGGAGCACGAGCCACGTGCGTGTACATAACTTCCGTCAAGCACGACGGCATAGGAGTCGCACTCGTCCCCTTCCGGAAGTGGCTCTGGGACGTGACGCTAGGACCGCTGCTCGGGGAATCACTCTCCTGGACCAAGAGCGGCCAGTGA